The following are encoded in a window of Chloroflexota bacterium genomic DNA:
- a CDS encoding sugar phosphate isomerase/epimerase encodes MYEKISGFSDEIVDDFAGQLDAMQELGIKHIEVRNLAVNGKPKAVIVDLTEDDLHAAKRELDNRGMRVSAIGSPIGKILITDDFDAHMERFKGALRAADILETSYIRMFSFFMPEGEDPAQHRDEVMRRLNALCEAARQHRSDILLLHENESDIYGDTPSRCKDIFESVGAENFRFTLDPANFVACGVKPFTEAYPELKPWLHYVHVKDKESPDGKVVVAGEGSAEWRELLGALKADGYDGFYSLEPHLQVAGRSFGYTGHDLFAKAHGALMDLLTETGWQAPSNVSAS; translated from the coding sequence ATGTACGAGAAGATTAGCGGCTTTAGTGATGAAATCGTCGACGACTTTGCCGGGCAACTCGACGCCATGCAGGAACTCGGCATCAAACACATCGAAGTGCGCAATCTTGCCGTCAACGGCAAGCCGAAAGCCGTTATCGTTGACCTCACCGAAGATGATTTGCACGCGGCTAAGCGTGAACTCGACAACCGCGGCATGCGTGTTTCGGCCATTGGCTCACCTATTGGCAAGATCTTGATAACTGATGATTTCGATGCGCACATGGAACGCTTCAAGGGCGCGCTTCGTGCCGCTGATATCCTTGAAACCTCCTACATCCGGATGTTTTCGTTCTTCATGCCGGAGGGCGAGGACCCGGCACAGCACCGCGATGAGGTGATGCGCCGCCTGAACGCCCTCTGCGAGGCAGCCCGCCAACATCGGTCCGACATTCTTCTCTTGCACGAGAACGAAAGCGATATCTATGGCGATACGCCCTCGCGCTGCAAGGACATCTTTGAATCGGTAGGGGCTGAGAATTTCCGATTCACGCTCGACCCCGCAAACTTTGTCGCATGCGGTGTGAAGCCGTTTACTGAGGCCTACCCGGAGCTGAAACCCTGGCTGCACTACGTGCACGTAAAAGACAAAGAGTCGCCTGATGGAAAGGTCGTAGTTGCCGGCGAGGGAAGCGCAGAGTGGCGGGAACTCTTGGGCGCACTCAAAGCGGATGGGTACGACGGCTTTTACTCGCTCGAGCCGCACCTGCAGGTTGCCGGGCGCTCATTTGGCTATACCGGGCACGATCTCTTTGCCAAAGCGCACGGGGCGCTCATGGACTTGCTTACTGAAACGGGCTGGCAAGCGCCGTCTAATGTGAGCGCTTCCTAG
- the secG gene encoding preprotein translocase subunit SecG, which yields MQQYLQVIQIILSVALVAAVLLQARGAALGSAFGGSDTIHNTRRGVDRLLFNVTIGIATLFIIVSVVLVRI from the coding sequence GTGCAACAGTACCTACAAGTAATCCAGATAATTCTGTCGGTCGCGCTCGTTGCCGCGGTGCTCTTGCAAGCGCGAGGTGCTGCACTGGGCTCGGCATTTGGCGGATCGGACACCATTCATAACACCCGGCGCGGCGTCGATCGTTTACTCTTCAATGTCACGATCGGGATCGCGACGCTCTTCATCATCGTATCCGTTGTCCTTGTGCGCATCTAG
- a CDS encoding peptide ABC transporter substrate-binding protein — protein sequence MIVGGIGALLAAALLAYFAYAATVVDVPDYGGTYIEGTLGPPASLVPMLANDQTARTLSGLIFNGLTRFAADGTIVPDLATRWEIDPQSRSYVFHLREGVRWHDGTPFTVDDVLFTYAMLTSPTRNDPVWSNVRAEREGNRSVRIFLLNNVYVPLLEYAMIGILPQHLLEGVSADQILLTPFNLAPVGTGPYRVEEVTEEFALLRANEDYFGGLPRIRFLKFKFYPNAGATITALERGEVEGVSYLPPAEIDRVREIADVETYSASLAGYTVLYFNLRRPPFFDRRVRQAIAHAINREYLAEEVQGGIADPLEGPILPVSQVHSADVVRYPYDPARSKYLLEETGWIVGSDGVRIKGEGRLALTLLATDLPGHVELAEAISEQLGEVGFEVDIQVAGPSGLLNDFLLTHEFDIALYTWLLNGLEPDPYLNWHSSQIEGWNFSGFIDPRVDEALQNARNTLDQNERKRMYVDFQRAFAEEVPSLMLLSPRYSFAVRTTVRGVTVPTVLPTVDSRLSEIGSWYIKTKKNVLNVRGPLEGWRIPFFS from the coding sequence GTGATTGTTGGCGGCATTGGCGCGCTGCTGGCGGCGGCGCTGCTGGCATACTTCGCGTATGCTGCTACCGTCGTGGACGTTCCGGATTATGGTGGCACGTACATCGAGGGAACGCTCGGCCCCCCTGCATCGCTGGTGCCGATGCTCGCCAATGACCAGACGGCGCGCACTCTCTCGGGACTGATCTTCAACGGCCTTACGCGATTTGCTGCTGACGGTACGATAGTGCCTGACTTAGCGACGCGATGGGAGATTGACCCTCAGAGTCGTTCCTACGTTTTTCATCTCCGGGAGGGTGTCAGGTGGCATGATGGCACGCCGTTCACGGTGGACGATGTGCTTTTTACTTACGCCATGTTGACGAGCCCCACACGCAATGACCCGGTTTGGAGCAACGTACGGGCAGAACGTGAGGGTAACCGCAGCGTACGCATCTTCTTGCTGAATAATGTGTACGTTCCACTGCTCGAATATGCGATGATTGGGATTCTCCCGCAACATCTCTTGGAGGGCGTAAGCGCCGATCAAATCTTGCTCACTCCGTTCAACCTGGCGCCAGTGGGTACAGGGCCGTACCGTGTTGAAGAGGTGACTGAAGAGTTCGCGCTGCTCAGGGCAAATGAGGACTATTTCGGCGGGTTACCCCGCATCCGCTTCCTAAAATTCAAATTCTACCCAAACGCGGGCGCTACCATAACAGCCCTTGAGCGCGGCGAAGTGGAAGGCGTGAGCTACTTGCCGCCTGCGGAAATAGACAGGGTGAGAGAGATTGCGGATGTAGAGACGTACAGCGCGTCGTTGGCAGGCTATACAGTTCTCTACTTCAACTTGCGTCGTCCGCCGTTTTTCGATCGCAGAGTACGACAAGCCATCGCCCATGCCATCAACCGAGAATATCTAGCCGAAGAGGTGCAAGGTGGCATCGCGGACCCGCTTGAAGGACCGATTTTGCCGGTTTCCCAAGTACACTCCGCCGATGTTGTACGCTATCCGTACGACCCAGCTCGCAGCAAGTATCTACTGGAGGAGACGGGCTGGATCGTGGGCTCTGACGGTGTTCGAATAAAAGGCGAGGGGCGCCTCGCTCTTACCCTGCTTGCCACGGACTTGCCAGGCCACGTTGAACTCGCGGAAGCCATTTCTGAACAGTTGGGAGAAGTCGGGTTTGAGGTGGACATACAAGTTGCCGGGCCCTCAGGACTGCTCAATGACTTCTTGCTCACCCATGAATTCGACATTGCGTTGTACACGTGGTTGCTGAACGGCTTAGAACCCGATCCTTACCTGAACTGGCATTCCAGCCAGATTGAAGGTTGGAATTTCTCCGGCTTCATTGACCCCCGAGTCGATGAGGCGCTGCAGAATGCCCGCAACACCTTGGACCAGAATGAACGAAAACGGATGTACGTAGACTTTCAACGGGCATTTGCGGAGGAAGTTCCCAGTCTGATGCTACTGAGCCCGCGCTACAGTTTCGCGGTCAGGACGACGGTGCGCGGCGTAACGGTTCCGACAGTCCTGCCAACTGTTGACTCCCGCCTCTCCGAGATTGGCAGTTGGTACATTAAGACCAAGAAGAATGTCTTGAACGTGCGCGGGCCCTTGGAAGGTTG